GCTCCTCGCCCACTTGACGGCCACCCAGCCCGAGAAGACCTGGTTCGACAGTGGCGACATCTCGACAGGATCACGATTCGCGCACGAGATCGAGAAAGGGGTCAAGGACTCTGCACTGCTGGCGATCGTGACCGACTCGTACTCGTCTCGTTCATGGTGCCGGAAGGAGGTGCTCCTCGCGAAGTACCATCAACGGCCGGTCGTCATCGTCGACGCCGTTCAGGAACGAGAGACTCGTCGCTTTCCGTACTCTGGCAACACGCCGGTCCTTCGCTGGAAAGCTCAGGACGCCCAGGGCGTCGTGGACCTCCTCCTTCGTGAGGTGCTCCGCCACGACTATGCCGAAGAGAGCCTAAAGCAGCGCAAGCGTGAAGGAGATGTGGTCCTGCCGACAGGCCCCGAGTTGGTGACCATCATTCACCACAGAAAGGAGAAGGACCAGCCCGTCGTCCTGTACCCGGATCCGCCCCTCGGGCCCGAGGAGCTGGAGGTGCTTGAGCGGTCGGGCGTGCGGGTCGAGACACCCCTGCAGCGCCACGCTCTTGCCCACGATCTTCGCAGCCGCAACCTCACGGTTGCATTGTCGGTGTCGGGCGCCGAGGACCTAGGCCGTTTCGGCCTTCGAAGCGCCCACCTGGACTCGATCCTCCTGGATTTGTCTCGTTACCTGCTCGTGGCTGGGGTCCGGCTGGCCTACGGCGGGCACCTCGGGCCCGAAAGTTACACGCTGCGTCTCGCTGACCTTCTCCGCGACCCGATCGTGGAGCAACTCCGAGGCATGCCGATCACGGAGCAGGTTGCTGCCGAGCTCGTTACGTACCTCCCGTGGCCGATGCTCGCCTCGGTTCGCGACGAGGCTCGCCTCGGTCCGCTAGTAGAGATGCTTCGTTGCGACCGACCGACGGACATCGACGAATTGCTTGACTCTTCCTTCGTCGCGACGCCCGACGTCGAAGTTCCAGCCGACACACCTGATCGTCGCTTCGCGTGGTCCAGAGGGCTGACCGCGATGCGAGAGCGACAGACGACCGAGATGAGCGCGCGCGTCGTGGTTGGAGGAAAACTCGGGCGGCGAGACAGCCCCTACCTTGGCCGAATGCCGGGCGTCCTTGAGGAATCGCTCTTCGCGATTCGGGGGCAGCGCCCGGTCTACCTCATCGGTGCGTTCGGGGGCTGCGCGCGACTTGTGCTCGACGCGCTTGATGGGATCGAGCGCGCTGAGCTGACCTCAGCGTACCATGAGGCGTTGCCGCACGCGCCCGAGCTGAAGAAGCTTTACGTGGACCGCGGCGTGAAGTGGGACAAATTCGAAAACATCGCCGCCGAGCTGAAAACGTGCGGCACCTCGGGGCTCAAGAATGGACTGTCCGTCGAGGAGAACCGTGAGCTCGCGACTTCGCGCTCAGCAGAGCGCATCGTCGAGTTGGTCCTTCATGGGCTGCAGCAACTCAACCAACCAGCAACCGCTGACAGCGGGGAGTAAGGAGCATGTCGGTCAAGAAGAACATCTTCATCTCTCACGTCCACAAAGACGATTCCCTGCTGCCGAAGCTGAAAGACCTCATCTCGAAAGCAGGCATGGAAGTCCGCGACGGGTCGATCAACAGCGACAAGCCCAACGCGGCGTCGAACGAGGACTACATCAAGCGCGACATCCTCGCACCGCGGATCCAGTGGGCCAGCACGCTGGTCGTCCTGATCACCCATGACACCGCCCAGAGCGATTGGGTAAACTGGGAGATCAAGTACGCCATCGAACAAGGGAAGAATGTCGTTGGCGTGTACGCTCAGGGCGCCACGGACGCTGACATTCCCGAAGAGTTGGCAAAGCACGCTGCGGCCATCATCGGCTGGCAGAGCGACCGGATTGTCGACGCCATCAACGGCAACATCACTGGGTGGGACGACCCAGCAACCGGGGCACCACGCACCACAGGGGCGTGGACGGTCAAGAGGTACAGCTGCGGATGAAGCTCTACTCGTACGTCGTCGCGCGCGATTTCGGGTTCGCTCCGAACCCATTCTTCGGGTTCTGCACGTTGGCCACGTGCAAGCCAAAGATCCGCGAGCACGCATCCGTTGGAGATTGGGTCGTCGGCACCGGTGCAAAGGTCGCCTATGGGTACTCAGGCCGTCTCATATTTGCGATGCAGGTGAGCGAGGTCCTCGACTTTGACACGTACTGGAGCGACCCACGGTTTATCCAGAAGCGGCCGAACCTTACTGGCAGTCTGCAGGTCCTATACGGAGACAACATTTACCACCGTGTCGGCAAGCGTTGGGTGCAGGCCGATTCTCACCACAGCAAGGAGAAGGGCCGCATTGATAAGGACAACCTTGCGCGGGACACAGGCGTCGATCGTCTGCTCGTCGCGAGCAAGTTCGTCTACTGGGGGCTCTCAGCTCCGACGATCCCGATGAGGTTCCGAGCGTTCGGCAAGGAGAAGGACGATATCTGCGCTGGCAGAGGCCATCGCGTGTTCCACAACGAGCTGCCCGCTGCGTTTGCGGCGTGGCTCAAGGAAGAGAACAAGTGGGGCGTCCATGGAGAGCCCTTGGAGTTCGCAAAGCACCAGCGTGCATCTTCGACGACGTCGAAGGAGACCCAGCCGCGCTCGAGGACGGCCCGTCGACGGAGCGCGCGATGACGGCGGACGTCGAACGGGCTTGGCTCCTCGAGTTCGCTGCACTCGCAGCGAAGACGGACAAGTTCAAAGACAAGCCGGACCACGCGGCGCTGCTCGCTGCAGGTCTGTTCGGCGAAGCTGGAAGTGTCGTATCCGAACTCAAGAAGAAGCGCCGGGAACGCGAGGCCTACCCGGTTTACCGCGAGAGGATGGTCGAGGAGATCGGCGACTTCCTCTGGTACTTCGTGCGCCTCGCTGCGGTCGTCGCGCCCGGCCTGCTCGAAGAACTTCCCGTGCCGGGCAATGTCGTGCTTCCAGCGACAGACGGGCCTCAGCTCACGAGGCACCTCGACTTCGGAGTGGCAGTGGGCGAAGTCATTGCGGCGGTCAGCACATTGAAGAGCGAAGAAATGCGGACACGTCTGGGACGCACGTGGGCGTACCTGACAGTGCTCTGCAACGACGCGGACGTCTGTCTCCGCGACGCCGCTGAGCGCAACACGGCGAAGACCCGGAGCTGCTGGCCCCACGAGAAGGGCTACGCGCCCCTCTTTGACGACGCCTTCCCGGTGGAGGAGCAGCTCCCCCGACAGCTGAAGATTGATTTCCTAGAGCGGGCCCGCGGCAGCCACAAGGCCGTCATCCTTCGGTGTAACGACATCAATTTCGGCGACCGACTCACCGACAACATCGGGGACCCCGACGGCTACCGCTTCCACGACATCTTCCACTTCGCCTACGCCGTGCATCTCGGGTGGTCGCCCGTCGTGCGTGCGCTCATGCGAACGAAGCGCAAGAGCAACGCGAAGATTGACGAGGCGCAGGACGGCGCACGCGCTGGCATCATCGAGGAGGCTGTCTCCGCGATCGTCTTCAGCCGTGCCAAGCAGCTCAGGTTCTTCGAGGGGCTCGAACACGTCGACCTCGACCTTCTCAAAACGGTCAAGGAGTTTGTCGAGGGCTTCGAGGTCGAAACCGTTCCACTATGGCAGTGGGAGACCGCGATCCTCGACGGCTACCGCGTCTTTCGTTCGTTGTGCGCAGGTCTGGGAGGATGCGTCACGCTCGACCTCAGCGCCCGCCGACTTACCTACGCGCCCCCCGTCGCGAGCGACGACCAGTATCCGCTGCAGTCTACTTCGCAAGGAGCTCCATGAGTAACAGACACAATGTCTTCGTCAGCTATCATCACGCGCTCGACGAGGCGTACAAGATGATGTTCGAGCGATTTAGACACATCTTCGACGTCCTCGTCTCAGGATCGGTGGAAGATGGAGACATCGACTCAAACCTGCCTGCCGAGACGATCCGCCAGAAGATCCGGGACGAGTACCTCCGCGATACCTCGGTCACGGTCGTCTTGATCGGTGCCGAGTCATGGCAACGGAAGCACATCGACTGGGAGATCGGTTCGTCGATTCGACAGACAGAGTACAATCCGCGCTCTGGCCTCTTTGGCATCTTGCTGCCCACGTACCCGCGAAATGCCCCAACGGAGTACAACCTGCACACGATTCCGCCGCGCCTATACGACAACATCAAGTGCGAGTTCGCAACCATCTACAATTGGTCCGACAACCCGACGACTGTCCAAGGCTGGATTCACGACGCCTACCTGCGGAAGAGCACAAAGCAGCCCGACAACTCCCGAGCGACGTTTAGAAAGAATCGCACGGGGGCCGCATGGACCGACTGAGTGTGCGAGCAGACTTCGAGATCCGCCTTCCGGGAACTCGCATGCTCAGGACGACGCCTGTGTTCGACTCGTTTAGGCGCTTCGCGTCGGAGCGCTAGGCGATGTTCATGCATCGGCTTGTCGGCAACACGCCGCCGTGGACGAAAGGTCAGATCCTCAGTGGGCACCGCTTCACAAATACGTACCGAGCGTCGGACCGCGTTAGTCAGTACCTGATCCGCCGCGTGAACTACGAGGGCTGGCAGAAGCCCGAGGGAGTATTCTTCCGAACAATCCTGTTCAAGCTGTTCAACAAAATTGAGACGTGGTAGAGCCTTCGCACTGGGCTCGGCGTGTGGAGCTGGCGCGACTTCTCGTTCGGCGATTACGCGAAGGTACCGGACGGGCTGCTCGACGTAGGCGAACGCGTCTACTCGGCCGCGTACATCATGCCGTCGCCGGCGTTCGGAAGACCGCGCAAGCGCCGAAACCTCTTTCGGCTAGTCGAGCAGATGATGGCCGACGGAGCGCCGCGGAGGCTCGCGAAGGCGGGTTCGGCGGGGCCTATCTGAACCGGGCCGCCAGTCTTGATCAGGCCAGGGCCATCGCGTTCACGGATCCGGTGCATACTAGCGGGTCATCACTGGTCACCGTGTACGAGTGGAACGCGACCTGAGCGGGCGGGCCAGGGGCTGCGGGCGCTGTTGCGGACCGCAGCGCCGACAGTGGCCGGGAGTGGTCACGCGATCAGCTGGGGCGTTCTGGCGGGTTTCCTGGGGGAATGGCGAGGGCGTGAATCTGGCGAGCCCGTTGATTTGGACTTTGCCGTGATCGGACACGACCTCTGCGCGGGCAGCTGACACATGAGCGCCCAGCTTGACGAGCTCACCGCTCCAAGCCGATCACGACAAACGCTCATGAGCTGACCGAACAGCATCTGCCTCGATCACCGATCCGATCGCATGGAGAGACTCATGATCAAGCGCACACTCATCATAGTCGCCATCGTAGTCGCTGCGGTTGCGGTCTTCGTGCTTGGATGTGCGCTGTATGGTGACATCCCGGACGTGGAACTGCCCAACCAGATTGAGGTCACCATTGCGGATGCGGAGAACGCGTATGGTGGATATCAGGCCGCCGGTGCCAACATTGACTATTCCCACTCCATTGGGGAATACAGACTCATCGAGAGCTTTGTGGCGCTTGAATCCTGGGACCAGGAGGAAGTTGATCGACTGCTTCTGGGGCACGATGCGGATTTTGAGGCGATGGACCGTGCCAACACACGGGCTGTCTGTTATGGTCCTGTACCGGAGTCCTTCTTTGAGGCCCGGCCAGATCCGGAGCCATTCATCAGACTGATGAGATTGCGCCGTCTCAGAGCGGTCAATCACGCTCTTGCCGATGACGACAGGGCAGTCCAGGATATCCGCGCACTGTTGGTCTATTCGAAGAAGTATGAATCGGGCGCCACGTCCCTGACGCAGTTTCTTGTGGGCCGGATTCTCAGTGTGTCCTGCTACGAATTGATCAACACCCTTTTGATGAAGGAGTTGCTGGATCACGCGGAACTGCTTGACCTGTCCAGCGCACTGGAAGAGGCGGATCCTGGCCGGAGCGGATACAGACGAGCCATCGTGCTCGATGCTCAGAGAACTCTGGCATTCGTTGACGAGTTCAAGGAAGGCCTGCTTAAAAGAGATTGTCCCGACTGTGACAAGGCCATCGAGTTCTTTTCACTCGGGACTCCTTCCTTGATCGACAGTCCTGACTGGTACAAGAATTACCTGCTGATGCCCAATCGTACGAAGCGGCGGATTCTGAAGCAGCAGGATCACCTTCTTGAACTGGTGGACAATCCAGCAGTCTGTTGGGAGTATTCCACTCAGAAGCCTTCTGAGCTGGCCAGAAAACTGCACCCATTGAACACGACGCTGATGCCCAATGGTGTGGGGGCGGCAATCAGCGGTGCGGCCACCGGATCGCAGCTCAAGAGCCATGTCGGCATGTGCCAGAGTGTCCTGAAGTGTGAGGTGCTGTACAGGGTCCTCAGACTCAAGATCGCAGCCCGGCTCTACCTTCTTGACCGCGGAATGCGCATTGACTCGCTGGATGATCTGGTTCCGGAGTACCTGCCAGCTGTTCCTGCCGATCCATTCGGGGAGTCCAGCATTCGTTTCACGCCGGAGACGGGGATGGTCCATTCAGTTGGCTATGATTGCATTGACTCGGATGCCAAGGTCGCGGAAGCGGAAATCGATGCGGCGAATTTCAACCTCAACCCTTCCAGTCAACCCAGGGATTTTGTGTTCCAGCTTCATTCAGGCGATGGCGATGAGTGAGCAGCACATGCGTGACCCCCTGCCAGCCAATCCACGACGGGCTTCGCGGATCATCCTGATTGGTCCGGGGCGTCGTGTGCTGTACCTGCGGGCGCAGGAGCCTCAGTCCGGGAAAGTCTTCTGGGTCATGCCCGGTGGGGGTCTGGAGGGCGCTGAAACCTTTGAGCAGGCGGCACGCAGGGAGCTTGATGAAGAAGTGGGTTGCCCCTTCACTCTTGGGCCCTGCGTCTGGATCCGGCGTCACCGGCATCTCTGGAATGGCAGGCCCGCGGATCAGGTCGAACGATTCTTTGTGGCGCACACCGAGACATGGGTCATGAACCCCGCAAGCCAGGATGCGTATATCACGGACCACAAGTGGTGGACCCTGGACGAGCTGAAATCCAGCCGGGAGGAATTCGCACCGCGCTCCGTGGCGGAACTGCTGCCGGATGTTCTGAAGGGTCACTATCCATCGGAACCCCTGGATTGTGGGGTTTGATTGTCGCTGACGGTTGCTCTGGCTACCATTTGGCGCGCCGGGGGCATCCCCGGCAGGCAAGGATGGACATGGGGCCAGAATTCGTATTCAGTGCCCTGGCCGAATGGGCGGTTGATCATGCTGTCCATCCGGATTTCAGTCAACCCGGCAGCCCGCCCCAGAAATCCCTGAATGTGACGCCCCGTATTCGCAGGATGCGAGCAGCGCGCGATCTGGAGCCGTGAGCGGGCCGACGGGCATCCGCCTTGCCGCTCATGGACGCGGACTCAAGAGGAACCTCGACAGCCTGTACAATCCGTTCTGTTTGCGATTCCCGCGGACGTGATCCGTCCTCCCGCGGGACCCCACACCAGCCACGATCCACGAAGGAGAGCTTCATGATTCTTACCAACATCGAGAGCGTGCCCGGCCGCCAGATCCGGGAGCATTATGGCCTGGTTTCTGGCAGCACCGTGCGAGCCAAGCACATTGGGCGGGACTTCATGGCCGGACTCAAGAATCTGGTCGGCGGAGAACTGCAGGGCTACACGGAGCTGCTGGGCGATGCGCGCCAGCAGGCGACCGAGCGGATGGTGGCCCAGGCGCAGGAACTGGGGGCCAACGCGGTGATCAACGTGCGCTTCAGCACCTCGTCGATCGCGCAGGGGGCGGCGGAGATCTATGTGTACGGGACCGCGGTCAGGCTGGAGGACTGAGCATGCTTGACGTGATCCAGAATCTCTGGTTGCCCCTGGGTGTCATCCTGGTGGCGATGGTGGTGGGCACGATCCTTGAACGGCGCCATTTCACCCGGATCCGGGAGCGCGAGCAGACCTTTCGTCACATGCCGCTGCTCACGGGCAAGCAGTATCCGCTCGACCGCCAGGTCGCCGAGGCCCGCATGGTGATGGGATGCACGGTGGTCTCCGTGGACTACTTCAAGCGCGTGCTGGCCACGCTGCGTTTCATCTTCGGCGGCGAAGTGCGCGCCTATTGCAGTCTGCTGGACCGGGGGCGGCGCGAGTCGCTGCTGCGCATGCGTGAGGAGTGTCCCGATGCGGACCTGATCATCAATGTGCGCGTCGAGACCAGCAGCATTTCCAAGGGCCGCGGCAAGGCCATCGGGGCGGCCGAGGTCCTGGCCTGGGGCACGGCGATCACCTTCGTGCGTGAGCCGGTGCTGTGAACATCGTTCACAGGTCGCCCGACGGGACGGCGGACATCAGCGGTGCCCGGGGCGGCGCGTTCAGGGAGCTGCGGAAGCTGGCGCTGTTCACGGTGCTGCTGGTGACGGGGCTGTATCTCCTGATCGGCTTCGTGGTGGACCTGGCCGTGGAACGGATTCCCTTCGAAACGGAAGCCCGCCTGTTCAAGGCTCTGGTGCCGGCTGGCAGCCAGTCCGGGGACGATGCAGGGGAGCTTGCGCGGGCCAGGCGCGTGCTGGACAGGCTGAGCGCCGATTCGCTGGTGCCGGCGCTGCCCTGGCGCCTGACCGTGATCGACTCGCCCGATCCCAACGCCTTCGCCTTTCCGGGAGGCACGATCGGGGTGACACGCGGCCTGCTGGAGGCACTGGACGACGATCTGGCGCTGGGCTTCGTGCTGGCCCATGAGCTGGGGCACTTCCAGCACCGGGACCATCTGCGCGGCGCGGGGAGGACTCTGGGCTTCGGGATTGCGCTGCGCGGCCTGTTCGGCGGACACATGGGGAGCTCGTCCATCGGCAACATGTATCACTATGTGATCGGTCGCAGCTACTCGCGCCACCAGGAGGAGCGTGCGGACCGGTTCGGCGTCGAGCTGGTGAAGCGCGTGTTCGGCAGCACCGACGGCGTGCAGCGGCTCTTCGAATTGCTGGAGGAGCAGCAGGAGCTGCCGGCCTGGGGCTACATGTTCGCCACACATCCCTCGCCGCGCCAGCGCATCCAGGATCTGAAGGAGCATGCGCTGGCACTGGAGGAGCACGACGGCAACGAGTGAGGCCGAGACTGCCGGCCCGGGCTGCCCTGCTGTTCACCCATCCCGCGCCGGACGAGCGGATCCAGGCGTTGAACCAGCACGCACGGGCGCTGCGGGAGTCCGGACCCTGAGCCGGACTTGGTCTCGACAAAGACTGTTTCACCCGCCGATCCCCGGGTTCCGGTCGGGCTGCCCGAGCGGCCCCGGAACTGGCTTCAGGCGTGTGCGTACCCAGTCTTGCGGGCACAGCGGAAGGTCGCGCCCCGCACTTCCTTCTGGCAAAGCTGGCCCCCACCGTACCATCTTGTGTGTCGTGACCTGTCACCGGTTGAGTGATTCATCCAGATTGATCCAGAGGAGCGAGCCCGCATGATGTCCAACGTTTTCAGACTGTCCATCGTCCTTGCATTCTGTTGTCTGTGGGTGGGGCCGCTCAGGGCCGAGCAGGCCCTGTACTGGCTGGAATCGGTCATCACGGATACGGGAGCCCGCATCACGGGCACCTTCAGCTGGAGCTGGCAGACCGGCGATTTCGAGAACGGCAGCGGCCAGTTCCTGCAGCTGGACATTCCCCATTCCACCCATGACCAGAGCGACCTGATCTGCAGCTTCGACCCCGGCAGCTCCATCGAGATCACGCTGGCGGGCAGTTCGCACGACGATGGGGTCGACATCATGCTGGTGCTGCAGGACCCGCTGCAGCCCGGCGCCAGCAGCCTGCTGGACATCGCCGAATCCCGCTACGAGATCGGGGGCAATGGCTTTCACACGGGAGTGTTTCTCTTCGGGCGCATCGCACCGGTCGAGATCGAGCTGAGCATCGAGACACTCTCGCCAGACAGCGCACGTCTCAGCTGGACCCCCGCGATTCCCGGCTTCGTGCTGCAGCAGACCAACGAGATCCAGCAGCCCGACTGGACGCCCACCAGCAACGGCGCCAGCAGCCCGGTCAGCGTGTCGCTGGACGGATCCCAGCGTTTCTATCGGGTGGGACTGGCCCAGCCCTTCTGAGCGGGCGAACACGCAGGGTCCGGGGAAGTCCGTGGTGATGCTCCCGACTGCCACATGCCACCCGGAGCGTTGTGTCAGTTCCCATTGCCGGAGGCGTGATGCAGTGCACCATTCCCTGTCTGATTCTTGTCCTGACGCTGGCCGCCCGGGCCGCGTATTTCAGCGACTGGCTGTACCTCAGCGACAGCGAGCTCACTCCCGCCAACGGGCTGGTGAATTTCTACTCCGGAGACCTCATGGTGGGGCGCATGCACACCAATGGCGAGCTGCGGATCACCACGATGTCGTGGCCCGAGATTGGCGGCCCGGTCACGTCAGTCATGTGCGATGTTTTCTCAATTTCCCCATCGGACCTGCCCGCCGTGTTCCCGCAGGGCTTCCGCGGTGGCTTTGACCGAGCCGTGTTTCCCGGAGAGGCGGAAATCCTCGCGGTCGCCGGGCAGGCGGAGCCCGGGCACCGTTTCGCGGGACGGGATGTGGACTCGCTGCAGCTGACCACATGGATCCAGTTCGACCAGGCCAGCTATCATGTGAGTCAGTACACACAGGAAGGAGTCCAGGGGCTGGACACCAGCTACGTGCTGCCCTGGGAAACCCGCGCACTGCCCGCCAGTCCGGGTGTGATCTGGGTCCAGGGCGTGGCGCGCATCCAGGGGGTGATTGCGGGCCAGCTGACCGTCGTCGCCAGCGACACCTTGTTCCTGACCGGCGATCTGGTCACCGAGGACGTGATCCTGAATCCCTGTGGCTCGCCGCAGACCTTCGGAACCGTGCCTGCGGGCTCGCCCAACCGCATCGGCCTGATCAGTCTGAGCCAGGTACTGATTGCCGCCACCACAGCCAATGGTCTGGGTGACGGAGCCAACGCTCACCCGTGGCAATGCCCTTCGCCCTACCCGCCGGTGATCACCGTCTGCGGGCAGGATCGGCGCGATATCGTGATCACCGCGGCAATTCTGGCGCTGGGCTGCGGGTACGGGGTGGAATTCTGGAAGTCCTCGGTCACGCCCAATCCCGCTCCGGTGCTTCAGCCCAACTGTTCCGGCTGGAGCGACACTCACGCCCAGCGCATCGAGTGCGGACAGGACGCCACGACGCCCGACTACCGTGGCACGATCTGGCTGGCGGGGTCGATCGCCTTCTCGATGCGGGGGTACTCGCTGATCACCGCGTACTGGCAGAACCCGCTGACCCCCGTCGGCTACCAACTGAAGCACTGGCGCCACGACCCCAACCTGCTGGACAGTCCGCCGCCCTACTGGCCCGAACTGATCTGGGAGGACGAGGACCCCCTCGAGATCGAACCCAGTGAGATCGCCCAGTCCCTGTGCGGCATGGTGGAGGATCCGGATGCTTTCCGTGTGGCATGGAATGCGGGGTTGATCCACTTGACGGTGGCCCCCAGCGAGAACGCGCTCTGCCCGGATGAGAGCGTGCGTCTGGGAATCTGGCTCGATGGACTGGAAGTCGCGCACAGCGACACGGTGGTGGCAACGGACACAGCACTCGAGCTGATTCCCGAGCTGGTACTCCCACCGGATGGCACGCACACTCTGCATCTGGAACTGGCCTGGGACACCCGGGTCTGGAACCGCGGCGGCGAGCTCTGCCAATACCAGATCGAGTTCACGGATGTGGCGGAGGACAGGCATGCCGGACCGCAGGCCTTCGAGCTGGCGGTCTTTCCCAATCCCTTCAATCCGGGCACCACTGTGAGTTTCAATCTGCCCGCGCGTGAGACACTGCGCCTGGTCGTGCACGACCTGACCGGCCGGCGCATCCGGGTGCTGGAGCTGGGGTCGCTACCAGCAGGCTCGCAAGGTGTGTACTGGGACGGCCGCAGCGACGGCGGGCAGGACGCGCCCAGCGGAGTCTACTTCCTGGGCATCGAAGGCGGTTCGGGCCGGCTGGGTGTCGTGAAGGCGCTGCTGGTGCGCTGAGAGTCAGGCTTGCAGCGTGTGGTCGACAGCGGGCTCAACACCAATGTTCAGACGGGTGCCACCACCGGGGCGGGTTCGGCGTCCACCCACTTGCCGTGCTCGCGGATCAGGCTCACCAGTTCGTCCACGGCCTGGGGGGCGGGGATGTTCTTCTTGACGATGTCCTGTCCCACGTACAGATCCACCCGGCCGGCGGCGCTGCCCACGTAGCCGAAGTCGGCGTCGGCCATCTCGCCGGGGCCGTTCACGATGCAGCCCATGATGCCGATCTTCAGGCCCTTGAGGTGCGAGGTGCGCGCGCGGATCGCG
The genomic region above belongs to Candidatus Delongbacteria bacterium and contains:
- a CDS encoding M48 family metallopeptidase, with amino-acid sequence MNIVHRSPDGTADISGARGGAFRELRKLALFTVLLVTGLYLLIGFVVDLAVERIPFETEARLFKALVPAGSQSGDDAGELARARRVLDRLSADSLVPALPWRLTVIDSPDPNAFAFPGGTIGVTRGLLEALDDDLALGFVLAHELGHFQHRDHLRGAGRTLGFGIALRGLFGGHMGSSSIGNMYHYVIGRSYSRHQEERADRFGVELVKRVFGSTDGVQRLFELLEEQQELPAWGYMFATHPSPRQRIQDLKEHALALEEHDGNE
- a CDS encoding YbjQ family protein, which gives rise to MILTNIESVPGRQIREHYGLVSGSTVRAKHIGRDFMAGLKNLVGGELQGYTELLGDARQQATERMVAQAQELGANAVINVRFSTSSIAQGAAEIYVYGTAVRLED
- a CDS encoding heavy metal-binding domain-containing protein — encoded protein: MLDVIQNLWLPLGVILVAMVVGTILERRHFTRIREREQTFRHMPLLTGKQYPLDRQVAEARMVMGCTVVSVDYFKRVLATLRFIFGGEVRAYCSLLDRGRRESLLRMREECPDADLIINVRVETSSISKGRGKAIGAAEVLAWGTAITFVREPVL
- a CDS encoding TIR domain-containing protein; the encoded protein is MSGVNQRFPLLVQFEFHPESKDAAAAAAYLHEVLNADPAVPGLQIPTCFTPNDGSGEPPEPAVATEADRVLVVLLADDHLAVSASKRTKSGRRWGEYATKLREITEAAGHRFMPVQLTESAWPIDKRLDDTNFLRAWAIDGIEERHSFIARRLVHLLIRRLRPHTENEDGPPVTIFLSHTKMDLEHEPRVVKTLLAHLTATQPEKTWFDSGDISTGSRFAHEIEKGVKDSALLAIVTDSYSSRSWCRKEVLLAKYHQRPVVIVDAVQERETRRFPYSGNTPVLRWKAQDAQGVVDLLLREVLRHDYAEESLKQRKREGDVVLPTGPELVTIIHHRKEKDQPVVLYPDPPLGPEELEVLERSGVRVETPLQRHALAHDLRSRNLTVALSVSGAEDLGRFGLRSAHLDSILLDLSRYLLVAGVRLAYGGHLGPESYTLRLADLLRDPIVEQLRGMPITEQVAAELVTYLPWPMLASVRDEARLGPLVEMLRCDRPTDIDELLDSSFVATPDVEVPADTPDRRFAWSRGLTAMRERQTTEMSARVVVGGKLGRRDSPYLGRMPGVLEESLFAIRGQRPVYLIGAFGGCARLVLDALDGIERAELTSAYHEALPHAPELKKLYVDRGVKWDKFENIAAELKTCGTSGLKNGLSVEENRELATSRSAERIVELVLHGLQQLNQPATADSGE
- a CDS encoding TIR domain-containing protein encodes the protein MSNRHNVFVSYHHALDEAYKMMFERFRHIFDVLVSGSVEDGDIDSNLPAETIRQKIRDEYLRDTSVTVVLIGAESWQRKHIDWEIGSSIRQTEYNPRSGLFGILLPTYPRNAPTEYNLHTIPPRLYDNIKCEFATIYNWSDNPTTVQGWIHDAYLRKSTKQPDNSRATFRKNRTGAAWTD
- a CDS encoding nucleoside triphosphate pyrophosphohydrolase family protein, yielding MTADVERAWLLEFAALAAKTDKFKDKPDHAALLAAGLFGEAGSVVSELKKKRREREAYPVYRERMVEEIGDFLWYFVRLAAVVAPGLLEELPVPGNVVLPATDGPQLTRHLDFGVAVGEVIAAVSTLKSEEMRTRLGRTWAYLTVLCNDADVCLRDAAERNTAKTRSCWPHEKGYAPLFDDAFPVEEQLPRQLKIDFLERARGSHKAVILRCNDINFGDRLTDNIGDPDGYRFHDIFHFAYAVHLGWSPVVRALMRTKRKSNAKIDEAQDGARAGIIEEAVSAIVFSRAKQLRFFEGLEHVDLDLLKTVKEFVEGFEVETVPLWQWETAILDGYRVFRSLCAGLGGCVTLDLSARRLTYAPPVASDDQYPLQSTSQGAP
- a CDS encoding NUDIX domain-containing protein; the protein is MSEQHMRDPLPANPRRASRIILIGPGRRVLYLRAQEPQSGKVFWVMPGGGLEGAETFEQAARRELDEEVGCPFTLGPCVWIRRHRHLWNGRPADQVERFFVAHTETWVMNPASQDAYITDHKWWTLDELKSSREEFAPRSVAELLPDVLKGHYPSEPLDCGV
- a CDS encoding TIR domain-containing protein, translating into MSVKKNIFISHVHKDDSLLPKLKDLISKAGMEVRDGSINSDKPNAASNEDYIKRDILAPRIQWASTLVVLITHDTAQSDWVNWEIKYAIEQGKNVVGVYAQGATDADIPEELAKHAAAIIGWQSDRIVDAINGNITGWDDPATGAPRTTGAWTVKRYSCG